In the Solibacillus sp. FSL K6-1523 genome, one interval contains:
- a CDS encoding recombinase family protein — protein MDDKRNLRVFIYIRVSTREQATEGYSIGEQEERLRAYAKAKGYTIIKVYIDPAYSGANMDRPALQEMINQIEQNTADLVLVYKLNRLSRSQKDTLYLIEEVFLKNNVDFVSLNESFDTTTPFGRAMIGVLSVFAQLEREQTRELTMMGKEGRAKKGKWNGGGNKKQHPTGYDYINGSLHVNEYEAQCVRDIYALYMQGKGLHTILKTSEKKYPDVVRFESTIKKILTNPLYIGNIRHKDAIYDGEHQAIIDESTFDTVQELLKKRAVKSKASPYFLSGVIYCEYCGARMFGRTGGKLKDGESMRYYNCYSRTNHRKHMTKDPNCIKDGERKETLEQYVIKEIKKLNTAFIEGYHTKKNDKAKLETLQNELNNIKQQMSNLIDLYSLNSMPIEIINGKVEKLKTHHDQLQQHIKELSKPHENDNNLEDIKKTISQLPDFDWSNEETDDQKRLIVAKLINKIIVSNDNINIEWAF, from the coding sequence ATGGACGATAAAAGAAATTTGCGTGTATTTATCTATATAAGGGTATCCACACGAGAGCAAGCAACTGAAGGTTACTCCATCGGGGAACAAGAAGAACGGCTACGTGCATATGCAAAAGCAAAAGGATACACAATCATAAAAGTTTATATAGACCCTGCTTATTCGGGTGCCAACATGGATCGCCCTGCATTACAGGAAATGATAAACCAAATCGAGCAAAACACAGCCGATTTAGTGCTAGTCTATAAACTTAACCGTTTGAGCAGATCACAAAAAGATACTTTATATTTAATAGAGGAAGTATTCTTAAAAAACAATGTAGATTTTGTGAGTTTGAATGAATCATTCGATACTACAACACCGTTCGGACGTGCGATGATTGGCGTTTTATCTGTTTTTGCCCAATTAGAGCGAGAACAAACGAGAGAACTCACAATGATGGGAAAAGAAGGACGTGCCAAAAAAGGTAAATGGAATGGTGGTGGCAATAAGAAACAACACCCTACTGGCTACGACTATATAAACGGTTCTTTGCATGTTAATGAATATGAGGCTCAATGTGTTAGGGATATTTACGCTCTGTATATGCAAGGCAAAGGACTTCACACTATTTTAAAGACTTCGGAAAAGAAGTATCCTGATGTTGTAAGATTTGAATCAACGATAAAAAAGATTTTAACTAATCCGCTCTATATAGGCAATATTCGTCATAAAGATGCTATCTATGACGGCGAACATCAAGCAATTATTGATGAATCCACTTTTGATACCGTACAAGAACTGTTAAAAAAGCGAGCAGTAAAATCGAAGGCTTCCCCTTATTTTTTGAGTGGAGTTATATACTGTGAATATTGTGGTGCGCGAATGTTTGGTAGAACAGGTGGAAAGTTAAAAGATGGAGAAAGCATGAGGTATTACAATTGCTATTCACGGACCAATCACCGCAAACATATGACGAAAGATCCGAACTGTATAAAAGATGGAGAACGAAAAGAAACTTTAGAACAATATGTAATCAAAGAAATAAAAAAACTCAATACAGCATTTATCGAAGGGTATCATACAAAGAAAAATGACAAAGCAAAGTTAGAAACGTTGCAAAATGAACTAAATAATATTAAGCAACAGATGTCTAATCTCATCGACCTATACAGTTTAAATAGTATGCCAATCGAAATTATTAACGGGAAAGTAGAAAAACTGAAAACGCATCATGATCAATTACAGCAGCACATAAAAGAATTAAGTAAACCTCATGAAAATGACAATAACTTAGAGGATATAAAAAAAACTATCTCCCAATTACCCGATTTTGATTGGAGTAATGAGGAGACAGACGACCAGAAACGATTGATAGTCGCCAAACTAATCAATAAAATAATCGTTTCTAACGATAATATTAACATAGAATGGGCATTTTAA
- a CDS encoding helix-turn-helix domain-containing protein, translated as MIERLKEIREYHKLNQSDFAKSLGMGQSTLAMLEVGKRELLDRHIKTVCSIYNVNETWLRTGIGEMFIQPDTFSLDEYAKKSNLSDLEIAIMKGYMDLDRNVRETLLNHVEVLFKSRAETAVTIVEDPIEAELNRYRQELEAEQKGVTLSVSGVQKKNSI; from the coding sequence ATGATAGAAAGATTAAAAGAAATAAGAGAATACCATAAATTAAATCAATCAGATTTCGCAAAATCACTAGGTATGGGTCAATCTACTTTAGCTATGTTAGAAGTTGGTAAACGAGAATTATTGGATAGGCACATAAAGACTGTTTGCTCTATTTACAACGTCAACGAAACATGGCTTCGCACCGGTATAGGTGAGATGTTCATTCAACCAGATACGTTCTCACTGGATGAATACGCAAAAAAAAGCAACCTCTCAGATTTAGAGATTGCTATTATGAAAGGTTATATGGACCTTGATCGCAATGTACGCGAAACGTTACTTAACCATGTAGAGGTATTATTTAAGAGTCGTGCTGAAACAGCCGTCACTATTGTAGAAGATCCAATTGAAGCGGAATTGAATCGCTATCGACAAGAACTTGAAGCAGAACAAAAAGGGGTAACGTTATCAGTTTCAGGCGTGCAAAAAAAGAACTCTATTTAA
- a CDS encoding AbrB/MazE/SpoVT family DNA-binding domain-containing protein, whose product MKSTGIVRKVDELGRIVLPIELRRSLGIDEKDPVEIFVDGDKIVMQKYIPNEEKENVRRNLELLMEDAMSGFAKETIQRAISLIK is encoded by the coding sequence ATGAAGTCAACAGGTATTGTACGCAAAGTGGACGAGCTAGGGCGCATTGTGCTGCCAATAGAGTTACGTCGAAGTTTAGGAATAGATGAAAAAGATCCGGTAGAAATTTTTGTGGATGGCGATAAAATCGTTATGCAAAAATACATTCCGAACGAAGAAAAAGAAAACGTTCGCCGAAATTTAGAACTCTTAATGGAAGATGCAATGAGTGGATTTGCAAAAGAAACCATCCAACGTGCGATTAGCCTAATTAAGTAG
- a CDS encoding rolling circle replication-associated protein, whose product MKLPKYNVENYEDYFVIDESNFTDSVEERIEKLRDKQVSKYRVKTIRSGPMLECEIYPIQICSPGGKRSQKKKVIRQAQSNLNDKNAKKQLIRLVNTNFTKRDIWITLTYKDGRLPADLEQAKKDMQNYIRRLKRHIKKYDLPELKYVYVTEYQDADNKKEKRVHHHMICNFADRDIAEELWNGGGRTQTRRLQPDDFGLEGLARYIAKEKSESTIKRYTPSRNLQQPKITIADSKVTRRRAEKIATEENMAQEIFEKLYAGYSFKDMEVKYSNYVAGAYIYVRMKHIEPIKQRRGTKQDE is encoded by the coding sequence ATGAAATTGCCAAAATATAACGTAGAAAATTATGAAGATTATTTTGTGATCGATGAGAGTAATTTTACAGATAGTGTTGAGGAACGAATCGAGAAATTAAGAGATAAGCAGGTAAGCAAATATAGGGTGAAAACAATTCGAAGTGGACCAATGCTAGAATGTGAGATTTATCCAATACAGATTTGTTCGCCAGGAGGGAAACGATCCCAAAAGAAAAAAGTTATCAGACAAGCTCAATCCAATCTAAATGATAAAAATGCAAAAAAGCAGTTAATCAGGTTAGTGAATACGAATTTCACCAAGCGAGATATTTGGATCACGCTCACTTATAAAGATGGACGTTTACCAGCGGACTTAGAGCAAGCAAAGAAGGATATGCAAAATTACATTCGTCGTTTAAAGAGACACATCAAAAAATATGATTTGCCTGAGCTCAAATATGTATATGTTACGGAGTATCAAGATGCAGATAACAAGAAGGAAAAGCGTGTTCACCATCACATGATTTGTAATTTTGCTGATAGAGATATAGCAGAAGAACTATGGAATGGAGGAGGTAGAACACAAACTCGTAGACTTCAGCCAGATGATTTTGGGTTAGAGGGGTTAGCTCGTTATATAGCAAAAGAAAAAAGCGAATCAACAATAAAGCGCTATACACCTAGTCGTAATTTGCAACAGCCGAAAATTACGATAGCAGATAGCAAAGTAACCCGTAGACGCGCGGAGAAAATTGCAACAGAAGAAAACATGGCGCAAGAAATCTTTGAAAAGCTTTATGCCGGTTATAGTTTCAAAGACATGGAAGTAAAGTACAGCAATTATGTTGCTGGTGCATACATCTATGTACGCATGAAACATATCGAACCTATAAAACAAAGAAGGGGAACGAAACAAGATGAATAA
- a CDS encoding Cas9 inhibitor AcrIIA9 family protein: MNKNHGLNSGERVPFGLFHAAVEREKESAAKQHHVEMLREGQITIFEAVPQTKKEENLKMIEQVLAKIKNEMANSKNNAYVQVIGEYLINYVQNNPSSAEKVMDEKKTIVGSLDAMRKEAEKKKQNNCAVLTDQEGFAIVLKYMGLDAETAIIQQPVQASVPITIKTNDTPQTVDNIPKTKPRFKASFEEFL; encoded by the coding sequence ATGAATAAAAATCATGGTCTAAATTCGGGTGAACGAGTACCATTTGGCCTTTTCCACGCAGCAGTTGAACGTGAAAAAGAAAGCGCGGCTAAACAGCATCATGTAGAAATGTTACGCGAAGGTCAAATTACTATTTTTGAAGCAGTTCCCCAAACAAAAAAGGAGGAGAATCTAAAAATGATAGAGCAAGTATTGGCAAAGATAAAAAATGAAATGGCCAACAGCAAAAACAACGCATACGTACAGGTGATTGGTGAGTACCTAATTAATTACGTTCAAAATAATCCTTCATCAGCAGAAAAAGTTATGGACGAAAAGAAAACAATCGTAGGTAGTTTAGATGCTATGCGTAAAGAGGCGGAAAAGAAAAAGCAAAATAATTGCGCGGTCCTTACAGATCAAGAAGGCTTTGCAATTGTGCTGAAATACATGGGGCTAGATGCTGAAACAGCAATTATACAGCAACCAGTACAAGCGTCAGTTCCTATAACTATTAAAACAAACGATACGCCACAAACAGTAGATAACATACCTAAGACTAAGCCGCGCTTTAAGGCATCGTTCGAAGAGTTCCTGTGA
- a CDS encoding PcfJ domain-containing protein: MKNITNQLLEHFESEITEEIRSYARDDVLTHSRYLFVSKGKDPETYCTHCRYWYYEEGTIKTGTQGICPNCKSTCIYKYAWRSRNTAFDAAYFLYFKKSIKNPQVVTATWYYASHDLRGNFVGTSIELTAVANLVFDCENNTGQMLERWSWNRDWTINDSITTPSVLRNSGITRKVAKQSIEVAAAGTKLAYSNWDKYALEDIGKYFALVLKYPSIETLSKAGETGVVKSKLYGNRTYSAVNWRATKLHNIFKVSKQDFTQLVDLKADLLDYWLWQQARKEKSKMSMKDLIMQASQYTLDIRMDIFKYLRKYSTIHRIFNYAEKQFIQNKKHYITRGQVLTTWRDYIEDCIKLKMDLTDEQILYPRNVEKAHQETMKRVKHYEDELMREKIMKRKEQLQKYEFQYGGFFIQIPKTAKEIIDEGSKLSHCVGSYAIRHMEGKITILFLRDVLEPDKPFYTIEMNSKEVIVQVRGHKNQPTTEEVQKFIDIFKVKKLKQQKARKSA; encoded by the coding sequence ATGAAGAATATAACAAATCAATTATTGGAGCATTTTGAAAGTGAAATAACAGAAGAGATACGAAGTTATGCAAGAGATGATGTATTGACGCATAGCCGTTATCTATTTGTTAGTAAAGGTAAAGATCCTGAAACGTATTGCACACACTGTCGGTACTGGTACTACGAAGAAGGGACAATCAAAACGGGAACGCAAGGAATTTGTCCGAACTGTAAATCGACTTGCATTTACAAGTATGCGTGGCGTAGCAGGAATACAGCTTTTGATGCAGCTTACTTTTTGTATTTCAAAAAGTCGATAAAAAATCCGCAAGTTGTGACGGCTACATGGTATTACGCCAGTCATGATTTGAGAGGTAATTTTGTCGGAACATCAATTGAGTTAACTGCAGTAGCAAATTTGGTATTCGATTGTGAAAACAATACAGGTCAAATGTTAGAGAGATGGAGTTGGAATAGGGATTGGACGATTAATGATAGTATCACAACCCCATCTGTTTTACGAAATAGTGGAATCACTCGGAAAGTCGCGAAACAAAGCATCGAAGTAGCCGCAGCAGGCACTAAGTTAGCATATAGCAATTGGGATAAATATGCGTTAGAAGACATAGGGAAATATTTTGCTTTAGTTCTTAAATATCCAAGCATTGAAACCCTTAGTAAAGCAGGAGAGACAGGCGTTGTAAAAAGTAAATTATATGGTAATCGAACATATAGCGCGGTAAACTGGCGTGCTACGAAACTTCATAATATTTTTAAAGTTTCTAAGCAGGATTTCACGCAATTAGTAGATTTGAAGGCGGATTTGTTGGATTACTGGTTATGGCAGCAGGCACGTAAGGAAAAATCCAAAATGTCAATGAAGGATTTAATTATGCAAGCTAGTCAATATACCTTAGATATTCGTATGGATATATTCAAATATTTACGGAAGTATTCAACAATACACAGAATATTTAATTACGCTGAAAAGCAATTCATACAAAATAAAAAGCATTATATTACGCGCGGCCAAGTACTTACTACATGGAGAGATTATATAGAGGATTGCATTAAGTTGAAAATGGATTTAACCGATGAACAAATCTTGTATCCGCGTAACGTAGAAAAAGCACATCAAGAAACGATGAAGCGAGTAAAGCATTACGAAGATGAATTGATGAGAGAAAAAATTATGAAGCGTAAGGAACAATTGCAGAAGTACGAATTTCAGTATGGCGGCTTCTTTATTCAGATTCCTAAAACAGCAAAGGAAATTATTGATGAGGGGAGCAAGCTTTCTCATTGTGTCGGTAGTTACGCAATACGACACATGGAAGGTAAAATAACAATTTTATTTTTACGAGATGTGCTGGAACCAGACAAGCCGTTTTACACCATCGAAATGAATTCAAAGGAAGTCATTGTCCAAGTTAGGGGGCATAAGAATCAACCTACTACGGAAGAGGTTCAAAAATTCATAGATATTTTTAAAGTGAAAAAATTAAAACAACAGAAAGCGAGGAAATCGGCATGA
- a CDS encoding DUF3102 domain-containing protein, translating to MTLQFELGRPKEVIAGEINAIKVQTQTMVLQASSEIGKRLIEVKEQLPHGEWGQWLKDNVEYSQSTANNLMQIHHEYKANSQAFGDLTYTKAVALLGIDPGEREEFAKEVNAEEISTRELQKLIKEKQAIEKEKQELEAQMAKEKAALEEDLEQMQLQLEEVQQQVSSDEDSKKEINRLTQELAVAESTAERLQADLKAKPIEAKAVEIVPESVQKELEQLRKQAAEQGADPLEVAFKVKFETLINQFGSTLEAAELVTNTEKRKQFKQMVHKLLDRMRISLEEGDE from the coding sequence ATGACGTTGCAATTTGAGCTAGGACGACCAAAAGAAGTTATTGCAGGAGAAATAAACGCTATAAAAGTACAAACGCAAACAATGGTTCTCCAGGCATCGAGCGAAATTGGTAAGAGGTTAATAGAGGTTAAAGAACAGCTTCCGCATGGTGAATGGGGGCAATGGCTAAAAGATAACGTCGAATACAGCCAATCAACTGCAAATAACTTAATGCAAATCCATCACGAATATAAAGCAAATTCCCAAGCGTTTGGAGATTTGACGTATACCAAAGCCGTAGCACTTTTAGGCATTGATCCGGGTGAGCGGGAAGAGTTTGCGAAAGAGGTAAATGCTGAAGAAATTTCAACTCGGGAGCTACAAAAGTTAATTAAAGAAAAACAGGCAATTGAGAAAGAAAAACAAGAGCTTGAGGCACAAATGGCCAAAGAAAAGGCAGCGCTTGAAGAGGACCTTGAACAGATGCAATTACAACTGGAGGAGGTTCAGCAGCAAGTTTCTAGCGATGAAGATTCTAAAAAGGAAATCAACCGCTTAACGCAAGAATTAGCCGTAGCAGAATCAACAGCCGAGAGACTACAGGCAGATTTAAAAGCAAAGCCAATTGAAGCAAAAGCAGTTGAGATAGTACCCGAAAGCGTTCAAAAAGAATTGGAGCAATTACGTAAGCAAGCAGCAGAACAAGGTGCAGATCCTTTAGAAGTTGCCTTTAAAGTGAAGTTTGAAACGCTTATTAATCAGTTTGGCTCAACGCTTGAAGCCGCTGAATTAGTGACAAACACAGAGAAACGTAAACAATTTAAACAAATGGTGCACAAGCTATTGGACCGCATGCGCATTTCCTTGGAAGAGGGGGATGAATAA
- a CDS encoding Holliday junction resolvase RecU: MARLAKKGSRLEMLIDMTNNEYRNGGVAVVDKVPPPLKIGKVVGKNVDAYLDKAAWLDYTGVYKGYSLNFDAKETTVERFPLANLANHQYETMKLWNRHGGVTFLIVAFWLKGKNEPEIYYLAYKQLAKFWEFKDSGGSKSIPIKYFRDHCMRIECRNGFTLHYLLALGLHQLGG, from the coding sequence ATGGCCAGGCTTGCAAAGAAAGGATCCAGATTAGAAATGTTAATCGACATGACTAATAACGAATACCGCAATGGAGGGGTTGCAGTTGTTGATAAAGTCCCACCACCGTTAAAAATTGGGAAAGTTGTTGGTAAAAATGTTGATGCTTATTTAGATAAGGCGGCTTGGTTAGATTACACAGGCGTTTATAAAGGCTATTCGTTGAATTTTGACGCAAAGGAAACGACAGTTGAACGGTTCCCGCTAGCCAACCTAGCAAATCATCAATATGAAACTATGAAATTATGGAACAGACATGGCGGAGTAACTTTTTTGATTGTGGCATTTTGGCTCAAGGGTAAAAACGAGCCGGAAATTTACTATTTAGCTTATAAGCAACTAGCAAAGTTTTGGGAGTTTAAAGATTCGGGTGGCTCGAAATCTATACCGATTAAATATTTCCGTGACCACTGCATGCGTATAGAGTGCCGTAACGGATTTACATTGCATTATTTACTCGCATTAGGTTTGCACCAGTTAGGAGGGTGA
- a CDS encoding HNH endonuclease, protein MNFYKSKQWKRKRLIILRRDSYECKECKRYGKNRTATTIHHCHPLNVRPDLRLTNWNLISLCNKCHEQMHTRAGDELTELGIYWRNKVTPHPMTS, encoded by the coding sequence ATGAACTTCTATAAATCAAAACAATGGAAGCGTAAGCGTCTAATTATTTTAAGACGTGATAGTTATGAATGCAAGGAGTGCAAGCGGTACGGTAAGAATCGAACTGCCACAACGATACACCATTGCCATCCTTTAAATGTTCGACCTGATTTGCGGTTAACGAATTGGAATTTAATTTCTTTATGTAATAAGTGCCACGAACAAATGCATACGCGAGCTGGTGATGAATTAACTGAACTTGGAATCTATTGGAGAAATAAAGTAACCCCCCACCCTATGACAAGCTGA